Proteins encoded together in one Bacteroides zoogleoformans window:
- the rfbD gene encoding dTDP-4-dehydrorhamnose reductase — MNILVTGANGQLGNEMQVLSEAYSVHTYFFTDVQELDICNGQAVYEFVRRNRIDVIVNCAAYTAVDKAEDNRELCDRLNHVAPGYLAAAAEACGAALVHISTDYVFDGTGHLPYTEEVAPCPNSVYGAAKLAGEQAVMKNCSRAMIIRTAWLYSIYGNNFVKTMLKLGQERDTLGVVFDQIGTPTYAHDLACAIFSAINRGIVPGVYHFSNEGVCSWYDFTLAIHRLAGITTCKVTPLHTDEFPAKAPRPHYSVLDKTKIKKTFDIEIPHWTESLDACMKRLKKES; from the coding sequence ATGAATATCTTAGTAACCGGTGCCAACGGTCAACTTGGCAACGAAATGCAAGTGCTGTCGGAAGCTTATTCCGTGCATACTTATTTTTTTACCGACGTACAAGAACTGGATATATGCAACGGACAGGCTGTGTATGAGTTCGTAAGAAGAAATCGGATTGACGTTATCGTGAACTGCGCGGCATATACGGCAGTAGATAAGGCAGAAGACAATCGGGAGCTTTGCGATAGGCTCAATCATGTGGCTCCGGGCTATCTGGCCGCTGCCGCCGAGGCTTGCGGAGCAGCATTGGTGCATATATCCACGGATTACGTATTCGACGGAACGGGGCATCTCCCTTATACCGAGGAGGTAGCTCCTTGTCCCAATTCGGTGTACGGGGCTGCCAAGTTGGCGGGTGAGCAGGCGGTGATGAAGAATTGCAGCCGCGCGATGATTATCCGTACGGCATGGCTTTATTCTATCTATGGCAATAATTTTGTGAAGACCATGCTCAAGTTGGGGCAAGAGCGTGACACGCTGGGTGTTGTCTTCGATCAGATAGGTACGCCGACTTATGCTCACGATTTGGCTTGTGCCATTTTCTCGGCAATCAATCGGGGAATTGTACCCGGTGTTTACCATTTCAGCAATGAGGGAGTTTGTTCTTGGTATGACTTTACATTGGCCATTCATCGATTGGCGGGTATAACCACTTGTAAGGTAACTCCGTTGCACACGGACGAGTTTCCGGCGAAAGCCCCTCGTCCGCACTATTCCGTATTGGATAAGACGAAGATAAAGAAAACGTTTGATATTGAAATACCTCATTGGACGGAGAGTTTGGATGCCTGCATGAAGAGGTTGAAAAAGGAGAGCTGA
- a CDS encoding DUF4924 family protein: protein MKIAQQLKEQNIAEYLIYMWQVEDLLRAGGCDIDRLRQTIILRYPEEERPALEEWYDNLLRMMRAEGVTEKGHLQINRNVVQNLTELHASLLASTKYPFYNAAYFKALPFIVELRQKNGGQEESEVEICLEALYGVLLLRLQKKEIGEGTAKAVEVIGHFISLLANYYEKEKRGELDLD, encoded by the coding sequence ATGAAAATTGCGCAACAGCTGAAAGAACAGAACATAGCCGAATACCTTATATATATGTGGCAGGTAGAAGATTTGCTTCGTGCCGGAGGATGCGACATAGACCGCTTGAGGCAGACAATCATTCTGCGCTATCCCGAAGAGGAACGTCCTGCATTGGAAGAGTGGTACGACAATCTGCTCCGGATGATGCGTGCTGAAGGTGTCACGGAGAAAGGGCATCTGCAAATCAATCGTAATGTGGTGCAGAACTTGACGGAACTGCATGCCTCATTGCTGGCTTCCACCAAATACCCGTTCTATAATGCGGCCTATTTCAAAGCGTTACCTTTCATCGTGGAGTTGCGCCAAAAGAACGGAGGCCAAGAAGAATCGGAGGTGGAAATATGTCTCGAGGCACTTTATGGCGTATTGCTGCTGCGGCTGCAGAAGAAAGAAATCGGTGAGGGCACGGCCAAAGCCGTGGAAGTCATCGGTCATTTTATCTCGCTGCTTGCCAACTATTATGAAAAGGAGAAGCGGGGAGAGCTGGATCTTGATTAA
- a CDS encoding LysE family translocator, with the protein MIQIETILDILWKGFIIGVIVSAPLGPVGVLCIQRTLNKGRWYGFVTGIGASLSDIAYALLTGYGMSFVFDYVNKNIFYLQLFGSILLLIFGIYTFRSNPVQSIRPVSTNKGSYFHNFITAFAVTLSNPLVIFLFVGLFARFAFVSEGVLVFEAITGYLAIALGALAWWFGITFFVNKVRAQFNLRGIWMLNRIIGGIVMVVSVLGLVYTLMGESLY; encoded by the coding sequence ATGATTCAGATAGAGACCATATTGGATATATTATGGAAAGGATTCATAATAGGTGTAATTGTGTCTGCACCGTTGGGACCTGTGGGTGTGTTGTGCATTCAGCGCACCTTGAATAAGGGACGGTGGTATGGTTTTGTTACAGGTATCGGAGCTTCTTTGAGTGATATCGCATACGCTTTGCTGACGGGTTATGGAATGAGTTTCGTATTTGATTACGTTAACAAGAATATCTTCTATTTGCAACTCTTCGGAAGCATCTTACTGTTGATTTTCGGCATTTATACCTTCCGTAGTAATCCGGTACAATCCATTCGGCCGGTTTCTACGAACAAAGGTTCTTATTTTCATAACTTCATAACGGCATTCGCCGTCACACTTTCCAATCCTTTGGTCATATTCTTGTTTGTAGGTCTTTTCGCACGATTTGCTTTTGTTAGTGAGGGGGTATTGGTGTTTGAGGCGATCACCGGATACTTGGCCATTGCATTAGGCGCTTTGGCGTGGTGGTTCGGCATTACCTTTTTTGTCAATAAAGTGCGTGCCCAGTTTAATCTGCGCGGCATCTGGATGTTGAATCGCATTATTGGAGGCATCGTCATGGTGGTGTCCGTGCTTGGGTTGGTGTACACGCTTATGGGCGAGTCGCTGTATTAG